From the genome of Triticum aestivum cultivar Chinese Spring chromosome 3B, IWGSC CS RefSeq v2.1, whole genome shotgun sequence, one region includes:
- the LOC123070576 gene encoding 60S ribosomal protein L37a-1 isoform X2, with protein MTKRTKKAGIVGKYGTRYGASLRKQIKKMEVSQHSKYFCEFCGKFAVKRKAVGIWGCKDCGKVKAGGAYTMNTASAVTVRSTIRRLREQTEA; from the exons ATG ACAAAGCGCACCAAGAAGGCCGGAATCGTCGGGAAGTATG GTACCAGGTACGGTGCCAGTTTGCGTAAGCAGATCAAGAAGATGGAGGTGTCTCAGCACTCCAAGTACTTCTGTGAATTCTGTGGGAAG TTTGCTGTGAAGAGGAAAGCTGTTGGAATTTGGGGATGCAAGGACTGTGGCAAGGTCAAGGCAGGCGGCGCCTATACCATGAA CACTGCTAGTGCAGTCACCGTCAGGAGCACGATCCGTCGCTTGAGGGAGCAGACCGAAGCATGA
- the LOC123070576 gene encoding 60S ribosomal protein L37a-1 isoform X1 encodes MSTQTKRTKKAGIVGKYGTRYGASLRKQIKKMEVSQHSKYFCEFCGKFAVKRKAVGIWGCKDCGKVKAGGAYTMNTASAVTVRSTIRRLREQTEA; translated from the exons ATGTCTACTCAGACAAAGCGCACCAAGAAGGCCGGAATCGTCGGGAAGTATG GTACCAGGTACGGTGCCAGTTTGCGTAAGCAGATCAAGAAGATGGAGGTGTCTCAGCACTCCAAGTACTTCTGTGAATTCTGTGGGAAG TTTGCTGTGAAGAGGAAAGCTGTTGGAATTTGGGGATGCAAGGACTGTGGCAAGGTCAAGGCAGGCGGCGCCTATACCATGAA CACTGCTAGTGCAGTCACCGTCAGGAGCACGATCCGTCGCTTGAGGGAGCAGACCGAAGCATGA
- the LOC123070577 gene encoding UPF0678 fatty acid-binding protein-like protein At1g79260, whose amino-acid sequence MEAAGPPTQPPAPHPLVAPLSFLLGKWRGEGEGTFPSIAPFRYGEEILFSHHPSKPVISYTQRTWKAASGDPMHAESGYWRPRPDGSVEVVIAQSTGLTEVQTGSYDSEKKTVTLQSELIGNAAKVKQITRAFQVVDGELSYVVQMATITNSLQPHLKALLKRI is encoded by the exons ATGGAAGCCGCCGGCCCTCCAACGCAGCCGCCGGCGCCGCACCCATTGGTGGCTCCGTTGTCGTTTCTGCTGGGCAAGTGGCGCGGCGAGGGCGAGGGGACCTTCCCCTCCATCGCCCCGTTCCGCTACGGCGAGGAGATCCTCTTCTCCCACCACCCTTCCAAG CCGGTGATCTCGTACACGCAGAGGACGTGGAAGGCGGCGTCCGGCGACCCGATGCACGCCGAGAGTGGGTACTGGCGGCCCCGCCCCGACGGCTCCGTCGAGGTGGTCATCGCCCAGAGCACAGGCCTCACCGAGGTCCAG ACAGGTTCATATGATAGTGAAAAGAAAACGGTGACACTCCAAAGCGAACTTATTGGCAATGCAGCAAAG GTGAAGCAGATCACGAGGGCTTTTCAGGTGGTGGATGGGGAGCTCTCGTACGTCGTTCAGATGGCAACAATCACAAACAGTCTACAGCCGCATCTGAAAGCGCTTCTCAAGAGGATCTGA